The sequence below is a genomic window from Acetobacter vaccinii.
ACGCTTCATGGCACGACGGAAAGCCACACGGCGTTCCAGCTGCTGGGCGATGTTTTCGGCAACCAGAGTCGCGTCGATTTCCGGCTTGCGGATTTCAACGATGTTGAGCGCAACTTCGGTGCCGGCCATACGGGTCAGCTCCTTACGCAGCGCGTCAATGTCCTGACCCTTCTTACCGATCACAACACCCGGGCGAGCCGCGTAGATCGTCACGCGCGGCTTTTTGGCCGGGCGTTCGATCACAACGCGGGAAACACCCGCACCAGCCAGCTTGCGGCGCAGGAACGCACGCAGCTTCAGGTCTTCATGCAGAAGGCGGGAATAGTCAGCGCCAGCGTACCAGCGGCTATCCCAGGTGCGGTTGATACCGAGCCGCAGCCCGATCGGATTGACTTTATGTCCCATACCTCAGGCCGCCTTCTGCTCAGAGGGGGCCGCTTCAGGCTCTACCGCCCGTTCGGCCACAACAATCTTCAGGTGACTGAAAAACTTTTCGATCCGTGCGGAACGACCACGGCCACGCGCATGGAAGCGACGCATGACAATGGACTTGCCCACTTCGGCCGTCTTGACCACCAGCTGGTCAACGTCCAGCTGGTGATTGTTTTCAGCGTTGGCGATCGCGCTTTCCAGCGTCTTCTTCACCTGCTGGGCGATACGGCGCTTGGAGAATGTCAGCGTCGCAATAGCCTGGGCTGCAGGCTTGTTACGAATCAGGCCAGCCACAAGGTTAAGCTTGCGGGGGCTAACCCGGATGTTACGCGTGACAGCTTGCGCTTCTGTTTCCGCGAGCGTGCGCGGATGCTTCGGCTTGCTCATCTGTGCTCTTAGCCCCGCTTAGACTTCTTGTCAGCACCATGCCCGTGGAATGTACGGGTCGGAGAGAATTCGCCAAACTTATGGCCAACCATGTTCTCCGTAACCTGCACAGGCAGGAACTTCTGACCGTTATAAACACCGAACGTCAGTCCCACGAACTGAGGAAGAATCGTGGAACGACGGGACCAGATCTTGATCACTTCGTTTCGGCCCGATGCGCGGGATACTTCAGCTTTGTTCAGCAGATACCCGTCGACGAACGGACCTTTCCAGACGGAACGTGCCATCTTCTATTGCCCCTTACTTGCCGGTCTTCCGGCGACGGATAATCAGACTGTCCGTCCGCTTGTTGACCCGAGTTTTGTAACCTTTGGTCGGCTTGCCCCACGGTGTAACCGGATGACGGCCACCAGAGGTACGACCTTCACCACCACCATGCGGGTGATCGACCGGGTTCATGACCACGCCGCGGTTATGCGGACGACGGCCCAGCCAGCGCGAACGCCCGGCCTTACCCATGTGCTGGTTCATGTTGTCCGGGTTTGAAACCGCACCAACAGTTGCCATGCATTCGCCGCGCACAACGCGCAGTTCACCGGACTGCAGCTTGATCTGGGCGTAGCCAGAATCCTTGCCGACCAGCTGGGCATATGTGCCAGCCGAACGCGCCAGCTTGCCACCAGCACCCTGCTTCAGCTCGATGTTGTGCACGATCGTGCCAACAGGGATTGCTGCCAGAGGCATGGCATTGCCAGGCTTGATGTCCGCACGGGCACCGGAAATGACCGTGTCACCAACCTTCAGACGCTGCGGAGCGAGGATGTAGGCGAGTTCGCCGTCCTCATACTTCACCAGCGCGATGAAAGCGGTGCGGTTGGGGTCATATTCCAGACGTTCAACCGTGCCGGCGACATCAAACTTGCGACGCTTGAAATCGACATAACGATAAGACTGCTTGTGCCCGCCCCCACGGAAGCGGGATGTAATCCGCCCGTTGTTGTTGCGACCACCTGTCTTGTTCTTGCCTTCAGTCAACTGCTTGACCGGCTTGCCCTTCCAGAGGTCCGCGCGGTCAATCAGAACCGTACCACGCAGGCTGGGCGTGACAGGATTAAAGTGCTTCAGTGCCATCAGTTTCTACCCCTGATCACGCCAGCTTTGCCGTAAGGTCGATTGACTGACCTTCAGCAAGCTGCACGAACGCCTTTTTCACGTCGGAACGCTGGCCCGTGCGCCCCTTGAAGCGCTTGACCTTGCCCTTCTGGATCAGGGTGTTGACACCAACAACCTTCACCCCGAACAGCGTTTCCACCGCAACCTTGATCTCAGGCTTGCTGGCCGACAGAGCAACCTTGAACACAACCTGATTCTTTTCAGAAAGCGCAGTCGCCTTTTCAGTGATCACGGGCGTACGAACGATGTCGTACAGTGCTTCCCGCGACAGACGCTGAGCTTTCCGGCGAATGGCAAGAATGTTGGTCATGCCAGGCGCTCCTTCAGCCCTTCGAGGCCAGCCCGCGTAATCGCAAGCACCTCGTGGTTGAGAATATCATACACGTTCGCGCCAATGGTCGGCAGGACGTCGATGCGCGGCAGGTTGCGTGCAGCACGCACAAAGCCTTCATCAACGGCACCGTCAACGATCAGAGCGGACACCAGCCCGAGGTCTTTCAGCTTCTTGGCCAGCTCGGTCGTCTTCGTCACGCCAGAAGCGGACTCCAGAACGATCAGCTTGCCATCCTGCGCCTTCTGCGACAGGGCGGAGATCAGACCCAGACGACGCACCTTCTTGGGCAGGTCATAGCCATGATCACGAACGACCGGACCATGAACAGCGCCACCGGTGCGGTACTGCGGCGCACGCAGAGAGCCCTGACGGGCGCTGCCGGTGCCTTTCTGACGGTACGGCTTCTTGGTCGTGCCGGACACTTCACCCATGCCCTTGACCTTGTGCGTACCGGCGCGGCGCTTGGCCAACTGCCAGTGAACAACACGCGCCATGATGTCGGCACGCGGTGCAACCGCAAAAATGTCATCGGGCAGAGTGGCGGAGCCAGCCGTGCCGTTATCAAGTGTCTTGATTTCGATTTCCATGATCTCAGCCCTCCGCCGTCACAAGGCCGGCCGGATAAGGCGCGTCACCATGGCGGGCTTTCTTGATCGCGTCACGAATGAGAACAACACCGTTCTTTGCCCCGGGGACGGAGCCACGAACCATGATGATATTCTTTTCCGGATCGACCGCTGCGATTTCCAGATTCAAGGTGGTCACGCGCTCATCGCCCAGGTGACCAGCCATTTTCTTGTTTTTGAAGGTCTTACCGGGATCCTGGCGGTTACCGGTCGAACCATGCGAACGGTGCGAAATGGACACACCATGCGTGGCTTCAAGACCGGCAAAATTCCAGCGCTTCATGGCGCCAGCAAATCCCTTACCCTTGCTGAGACCCGTGACGTCAACCTTCTGGCCAACGACAAAGTGGGACGCAGACAAGCTGGCTCCGACTTCCAGCGTAGCGTCATCGGCTACACGGAATTCACGAACCACCTTCTTGGGTTCAACCTTCACACGGGCAAAATGGCCGCGATTGGGCTTTGTGACATTCTTCACCTTGGCGTTGCCCAGACCCAGCTGAACAGCGACATAGCCGTCCCGCTCCTGGGTGCGGACATCAACCACCTGCACTTCATCAAGATGCAGGACAGTGACAGGCACATGCGTGCCATCTTCCTTGAACAGTCGGGACATGCCCAACTTCTTTGCGATCAATCCGGTGCGCATCGTCTGGACCTTAGAGTTTGATCTCGACATCCACGCCAGCGGCGAGGTCGAGCTTCATGAGAGCGTCCACGGTCTGCGGAGTGGGCTCAACAATATCAAGCAGACGCCGATGAGTCCGAATTTCGAACTGCTCGCGGCTCTTCTTGTCTACGTGAGGCGAACGGTTAACCGTAAACCGTTCAATATGCGTCGGCAGCGGGATAGGACCCCGAACCCGCGCACCCGTACGCTTCGCCGTGTTTACGATTTCCTTCGTGCTGTTGTCGAGCACACGGTGGTCGTAAGCCTTCAGGCGAATGCGGATGTTCTGGTTGTCCATTTGTTTCTTAGTCCAACACTTAACTTGTCCGGGAAACCCGGCCGCCAAGTAAGACCCCGGCCGGTGGAGCCGGCCGGGGCTACTCAGGCTCTAGTTCCCTTATCGATTACTCGATAATGGTAGCAACAACGCCTGCGCCAACCGTACGGCCGCCTTCGCGGATAGCGAAGCGCAGACCTTCGTCCATGGCGATCGGAGCAATCAGCTCGACATCCATAGCGCAGTTGTCACCCGGCATCACCATTTCGGTGCCTTCCGGCAGATGCACAACACCCGTCACGTCCGTCGTACGGAAGTAGAACTGCGGACGATAGTTGGTGAAGAACGGCGTATGACGGCCACCTTCTTCCTTCGTCAGGATGTAGGCTTCAGCCTTGAACTTCTTGTGCGGCGTGATGGAGCCGGGCTTGGCCAGAACCTGACCGCGCTCAACGTCTTCACGCTTCGTGCCACGCACCAGAGCGCCGATGTTGTCGCCAGCTTCACCGCGATCAAGCAGCTTGCGGAACATTTCAACGCCGGTAACGGTGGTCTTGGTGGTGTCTTTCAGGCCGACGATTTCAACTTCGTCACCCACGTTGATCACACCACGCTCCACACGACCGGTCACGACGGTGCCGCGGCCAGAGATGGAGAACACGTCTTCGATCGGCATCAGGAACGGACGATCAACCGGACGCTCGGGCTGCGGAATGTAGGAGTCAACCGCATCCATCAGGTCCAGAACGCGGTTTTCACCGATTTCTGCGTCGCCGTCTTCGAGGGTCACCAGAGCGGAGCCCTTGATGATCGGCACATCGTCGCCGGGGAACTGGTAGGAAGACAGAAGTTCACGAACTTCCATTTCAACCAGCTCAAGCAGTTCCGGATCATCAACCTGGTCAACCTTGTTCAGGAAGACGACCAGAGCAGGCACACCGACCTGACGGGCGAGCAGGATGTGCTCACGCGTCTGGGGCATCGGGCCATCAGCTGCGGACACAACCAGGATCGCGCCGTCCATCTGCGCGGCACCGGTGATCATGTTCTTCACATAGTCAGCGTGTCCGGGGCAGTCGACGTGGGCGTAGTGACGCTTGTCGGTTTCATATTCCACGTGAGCGGTGGAAATGGTGATGCCGCGAGCGCGTTCTTCAGGAGCAGCGTCGATCTGGTCGTACGCCTTGAACTCAGCGCCACCCTTCTTCGCCAGCGTCTTGGTGATAGCTGCCGTCAGAGAGGTCTTACCATGGTCAACGTGACCAATGGTGCCGATATTGCAGTGCGGTTTTGTCCGCTCAAATTTAGCCTTAGCCATTGTTTACTCCATACCCCAAAATATTCGGGATGCAGTTGTTATAAGCCCGCTCACCACCTCGCAAGGGGGAAAGCTGAACTTTCACGTAGTTACCAGCGGTAGTGGCTGAATGCCTTGTTGGCTTCGGCCATACGGTGCGTGTCTTCGCGCTTCTTGACTGCCGCGCCACGGTTGTTGACGGCATCAAGCAGTTCGTTCGACAGGCGATCCTGCATGGTGTTTTCACCACGCTTGCGGGCTGCATCGATCAGCCAGCGGATTGCCAGAGCCTGACGGCGGTCGGAACGCACTTCAACGGGCACCTGGTAGGTCGCACCACCAACACGGCGGGAACGAACTTCAACAGCAGGCTTTACGTTATCCAGAGCGTTGTGGAACAACGCGACCGGATCGGACGCTGCACCGTTGCGACGTGCCATGGCGTCAAGCGCGCCATACACGATCTTTTCGGCGGTGGACTTCTTGCCATCGAACATCAGCGCATTCATGAAACGCGTGACAACGATGTCTCCGAACTTCGGATCGGGAAGGATCTCGCGCTTTACAGCGCGATGACGGCGACTCATACCTGGACTTCCTCTTACTTCGGACGCTTGGCGCCATAGAGCGAACGACGCTGGCGCCGCTTGGCGATACCCTGCGTATCGAGAACACCACGAAGGATGTGATAACGAACACCCGGCAAGTCCTTTACGCGACCGCCGCGGATAAGCACAACGCTATGTTCCTGAAGGTTGTGGCCTTCACCTGGAATATAGCTCACCACCTCATAGCCGTTGGTCAGACGCACCTTGGCAACTTTACGCAGTGCGGAGTTCGGCTTCTTCGGTGTCGTCGTATAAACACGGGTGCAGACCCCGCGCTTCTGGGGGCAACCCTGCAGTGCGGGCACTTTATTGCGCTTGACTGCAGGCTTACGCCCCTTGGCAATGAGCTGGTTGATGGTCGGCATGCGCCTTTCCCGATCCTTACACAGTTCGGTCGGCCAGTCTGTTTCTGACTGCCGACTTTCATTAAAAAATCCCATACGGCAAATGCCAGCATGAGGCTATATTGACATCCGGCCTTACTTCCACCGGAAGCGCGCCGCATGCTGGAAACTCATACAGAAAAACCTGAGCGCTTTTTCCATCCCAAGGATGATAAAAGCTGAGGGCCGTTTCCTAACCCTCCCCCCTTCAGAAGTCAAGCTTTGCCTTGCGATTCTCCCGGGGGTAATCCACAGGCACAAAAAAAGGCCGGAGTTTTTCCGGCCTTTTCCTGTGGATAACACTGTCTGGTCGCCGGTGTTACTCGGCGGCAGAACGTCCAACACGCTGACGGTCCTGGTCCGCCGCAATGGCACGCAGGCGCTTCATCACGCTGCCTGTCCCTGCGGGGATCAGACGGCCGACAATCACGTTCTCCTTCAGCCCCATGAGCCTGTCCACCTTGCCCGCTGTTGCGGCCTCAGTCAGCACACGTGTGGTCTCCTGGAAAGAGGCCGCAGAGATGAAGGACTGCGTCTGCAGCGAAGCCTTGGTGATACCCTGTAGCACCGGCATGGCCAGGGCGGGGCGTTCACCCGCATTCAGGCACTTGGTATTTTCAACCTCGAACTCAATGCGATCAACGGTTTCGCCAATCAGGTAGGTTGTATCGCCAGGCTCCAGAATTTCGACCTTCTGGAGCATCTGCCGGACAATCACCTCAATGTGCTTGTCGTTGATTTTCACGCCCTGCAGACGATACACATCCTGAATTTCGTTGATGAGGTAGTCGGACAGTGCCTCAACCCCCATCACCTTCAGAATGTCATGCGGCACGCGCGGACCGTCGACCAGGGGATCGCCCTTTTCGACAAAGTCCCCTTCCTGAACAGAAATATGCTTGCCCTTGGGGATCAGATATTCCTGCTCTTCTCCGCTCTCATCGTTCTTCACGACAATACGGCGCTTGGACTTGTAGTCCTTACCGAACTCAACCCGACCTTCCATCTCGGCAATGATGGCATGGTCCTTGGGCCGCCGTGCTTCAAACAGTTCAGCCACACGTGGCAGACCGCCGGTAATGTCACGCGTCTTGGAGCCTTCACGCGGCAGACGGGCAAGCACGTCACCCGCGTTAACCTCGGACCCGTTTTCAACTGAAAGCAGGGTTTCAGGCGACAGGAAGTAACGTGCGTCAGACCCGTTATCGAGCTTGACGACCTCGCCATTGGCATCCTTGAGCTGCAAGCGCGGCCGCAGGTCAACACCCTTGCCTGCCTGCTTATAGTCCACCACCACCTTGGCAGTCAGGCCTGTCACCTCGTCCATACGCTCGACGAGCGTGATGGAGTCGATGAGGTCAAGATACTCAACCTTACCGGCCTTCTCGGTGATGATCGGCAGGGTGTAGGGATCCCACTCAGCCAGCTTCTGGCCACGGGCGACAGTTGTGCCATCCACTGCCAGCAAGCGGGCACCGTAAGGCACACGGTAACGCACCTTCTCGACACCGTTTTCGTCTGTCAGCAGAATTTCGCAGTTACGGGCCATGACGATCAGGACGTTCTGGCTGTTCTGCACAACGTTGCGGTTGCGGATAACCACCTTGCCATCGCGCGAGGCTTCGATCATCGACTGCTCGGCACCACGCTGGGCCGCACCACCGATATGGAAGGTACGCATGGTCAGCTGTGTGCCCGGCTCACCAATGGACTGAGCAGCAATAACGCCCACAGCCTCACCAATGTTGACCGGGGTGCCGCGCGCCAGGTCACGCCCGTAGCAGCTCCCGCAGACACCAACCCGGCTATCGCAGGTCAGAACCGAACGGATGTGAACGGTTTCAACGCCCGACTTCTCAATGCGTTCGGCGTCTGCTTCCTCAATGAGGGAGTTACGCGCCACCAGCACTGTACCCGTTGCCGGATCGACAATGTCCGTGGCCGCCGTACGGCCCAGAATCCGCTCGGACAGAGACGCAACAACCTCACCACCATCCATGACGGCGCGAACTGTCAGACCGCGTTCGCTACCGCAGTCTTCTTCGATGATGATGCTGTCCTGCGCCACGTCCACCAGACGGCGTGTCAGATAACCGGAGTTCGCTGTCTTCAGCGCGGTATCCGCCAGCCCCTTACGCGCACCGTGGGTGGAGGTGAAGTAGTCGAGAACCGACAGGCCTTCTTTAAAGTTGGCGATAATCGGCTGCTCAATAATTTCACCCGACGGCTTGGCCATAAGACCGCGCATACCGGCAAGCTGCTTCATCTGTGCCGGCGACCCACGGGCCCCAGAGTGGCTCATCATCCACACGGAGTTGATGGGCTTGCCAATTTCCTGACGGGAAATTTCCTTGGTCATCGCGGCCTGGACTTCGTCCGTGCAGCGCGACCAGGCATCAACCACCTTGTTGTAGCGTTCACCAGCCGTGATCAGACCATCCTGATACTGCTGTTCGAATTCCTTTACCTCGGTCGCGGTGCGATCAACCAGTTCCTTCTTTTCTGCCGGGATGATCATGTCATCCTTGCCGAAGGAAATGCCTGCCTTGGCCGCGTGGCGGAAACCCAGAGCCATCAGACGGTCACAGAAAATGACCGCTTCTTTCTGACCGCAGTGGCGGTAGACCGTGTCGATCACGTCCGACACAGCTTTTTTAGTCAGCTGGCGGTTAATGAGCGAGAACGGCACAGCCTGATGCTTGGGAAGAATCTGAGCAATCAGAACGCGGCCGGGCGTGGTCACCGTGGTTTCGAACACACGTGAGCCATCAGCTGCAACATGCTCGAAGCGGGCACGGATTTTGTCATGCAGCTTCAGGCCACCAGCGCTGAGCGCGTATTCGACTTCGTTGATCGAACCGAATGCCGTCGCCCCTTCGCGCAGCAGCGCGCCGGTCTGGGCATCGTATTCGCTCTTGTCCGGCGTGACCTTGAACTCAGGCGTTTCGAGGCTGAGGTAATACAGCCCGAGCACGATATCCTGAGACGGCACAATAATCGGCTTGCCGTTTGCAGGGCTGAGGATGTTGTTGGTCGACATCATCAGCACGCGTGCTTCAAGCTGGGCCTCAAGGCTCAGCGGCACGTGCACGGCCATCTGGTCACCGTCGAAGTCCGCGTTGAAGGCGGTGCAGACGAGCGGGTGAAGCTGAATGGCCTTGCCTTCAACCAGCACGGGTTCAAAGGCCTGAATACCCAGACGGTGCAGTGTAGGAGCGCGGTTCAGCAGAACCGGATGCTCGCGGATAACCTCTTCGAGGATATCCCACACTTCGGGACGTTCCTTTTCCACCATCCGCTTGGCAGCTTTAATGGTGGTGGCGTGGCCGTATTTTTCCAACTTGGCGTAGATGAAGGGCTTGAACAGTTCCAGCGCCATCTTCTTGGGCAGGCCGCACTGGTGCAGTTTCAGCTCAGGCCCGACGACGATCACAGAACGGCCGGAATAGTCAACGCGCTTACCAAGCAGGTTCTGACGGAAGCGACCCTGCTTGCCCTTGAGCATGTCGGACAGGGACTTCAGCGGACGCTTGTTGGCACCCGTAATGGCACGACCGCGGCGACCGTTGTCGAACAATGCGTCAACGGCTTCCTGCAGCATGCGCTTTTCGTTACGCACGATAATATCGGGCGCACGCAGTTCGATCAGCCGCTTCAGACGGTTGTTACGGTTGATAACACGACGGTAAAGGTCGTTCAGGTCGGACGTAGCAAAACGGCCACCGTCCAGCGGCACCAGCGGACGCAGTTCCGGCGGAATGACCGGCACCATGTCCAGAATCATCCATTCCGGGCGGCAGCCGCTTTCTGCAAACGCTTCAATCAGCTTCAGGCGCTTGACGAGCTTCTTGCGGCGGGCTTCGGACGTGGTTTCCTTCAGTTCCTGGCGCAGTTCCACCTTTTCGGCGTCGCAATCAATGCGCTCCAGAACCTTCTTGATGGCTTCCGCGCCAATCCCGACTTCAACACCTTCGTCACCATATTCGTCCATGGCGTCGAGATACTGTTCCTCGGTCAGCAGGGAATACTGCTTCAGCGGCGACGTGCCGGGCTCGAGAACCAGATAGCTTTCGAAGTAGAGAACCTTTTCCAGATCCTTGAGCGTCAGATCGACCATCAGGCCGATACGGCTTGGCAGCGACTTCAGGAACCAGATATGGGCAACCGGGCTGGCAAGCTGGATATGGCCCATGCGCTCACGGCGGACCTTGGCCAGCGTGACTTCAACGCCGCATTTTTCGCAGATAATACCGCGGAACTTCATCCGCTTGTATTTGCCGCACAGACATTCGTAGTCCTTGATCGGGCCAAAAATGCGCGCGCAGAACAGCCCGTCACGCTCCGGCTTGAACGTACGGTAGTTGATGGTCTCGGGCTTCTTGATTTCACCATAAGACCAGGAACGGATCTGCTCGGGCGATGCAAGCTGGATCTTGATCTGGTCGAAGGTCATCGCCTGGCCAGTCTGGCCAAGAATTTTCATGAGTTCATTCATGTGCCGAAGCCCCCAAAGGGAAACGGAGGGCCAGCACAACGTGGCTGGCCTCTCCCTTGAAATAAGAATGGATCGTGGCTGGGACGCGCACCGTTATTCGGCCCCCTGCTCGAGCTCCACGTTCAGACCCAGGGACTTGAGTTCCTTGATCAGAACGTTGAAGCTTTCGGGAATACCGGCTTCAAAGTCATCCTGCTCGCGCACAATGGCTTCATACACCTTTGTACGACCCGAGACGTCGTCCGACTTGACTGTCAGCATTTCCTGCAGCGTGTAAGCCGCACCGTAAGCTTCCAGCGCCCAGACTTCCATTTCACCAAAGCGCTGACCACCAAACTGAGCCTTACCACCCAGCGGCTGCTGGGTAACCAGCGAGTACGGCCCGATGGAGCGTGCATGGATCTTGTCGTCAACAAGGTGATGCAGCTTGAGCATGTAGATGTAACCGACTGTCGTCTTACGCTCGAACTGCTCACCCGTGCGCCCGTCGATCAGCTGGGACTGCCCGCTGCGGTTGACACCAGCCTTTTCCAGCATGGCCTCAATATCGGGAATGGACGCACCGTCAAACACCGGCGTTGCGATCGGCACGCCTTTGCGCAGGTTACCGGCCAGTTCTACCAGCTCATTGTTGTTCATGTTGGCAATGGCTTCGTCAAACACGGCCTCGCCATACACGTCCTTCAGACGATCGAGCAGTTCCTGACGCTTTTCACCCGTGCGCTGGTAGTCATCGACCAGATCACCGATACCACGACCGATGTTGGCACAGGCCCAACCCAGGTGGGTTTCCAGAATCTGCCCCACGTTCATACGTGACGGCACACCCAGCGGGTTCAGAACCAGGTCAACCGGTGTTCCATCTTCCAGGAACGGCATGTCTTCAACAGGCACAACGCGGGAGACAACACCCTTGTTACCATGACGACCGGCCATTTTGTCACCAGGCTGCAGCTTACGCTTCACAGCCACAAAGACCTTGACCATCTTCATGACGCCCGGCGGCAGTTCATCACCGCGCTGCAACTTTTCAACCTTGCTTTCAAAACGGGCCTGAATACGGGCAATAGCCGCATCATATTCCCGACGCAGGGTTTCCAACTCGGCCATGACACTGTCAGAGGTTACGACAATGTGGCGCCACGTTGCACGCGGGTGCTCATCAAGCACCTCGTTGGTGATCACGGTGCCAGAACGGATGCCCTTGTAGCCCGCACCTGCGGTCTGATCGAGCAGCTTTTCACGCAGACGGCTGTGGAAGGAACGCTCCTGAATACCACGTTCGTCATCGCGGTCCTTGGCCAGACGTTCGATCTCGGAACGCTCGATCGCCATGGCGCGCTCGTCCTTGTCCACGCCACGGCGGGAGAACACGCGCACATCCACGATGGTGCCTGTTGTCCCCGGCGGCAGACGCAGGGAGGTATCGCGCACGTCGGAAGCTTTTTCACCGAAGATGGCACGCAGAAGTTTTTCTTCCGGCGTCATCGGGCTTTCGCCCTTGGGTGTCACCTTCCCGATCA
It includes:
- the rpoC gene encoding DNA-directed RNA polymerase subunit beta'; the encoded protein is MNELMKILGQTGQAMTFDQIKIQLASPEQIRSWSYGEIKKPETINYRTFKPERDGLFCARIFGPIKDYECLCGKYKRMKFRGIICEKCGVEVTLAKVRRERMGHIQLASPVAHIWFLKSLPSRIGLMVDLTLKDLEKVLYFESYLVLEPGTSPLKQYSLLTEEQYLDAMDEYGDEGVEVGIGAEAIKKVLERIDCDAEKVELRQELKETTSEARRKKLVKRLKLIEAFAESGCRPEWMILDMVPVIPPELRPLVPLDGGRFATSDLNDLYRRVINRNNRLKRLIELRAPDIIVRNEKRMLQEAVDALFDNGRRGRAITGANKRPLKSLSDMLKGKQGRFRQNLLGKRVDYSGRSVIVVGPELKLHQCGLPKKMALELFKPFIYAKLEKYGHATTIKAAKRMVEKERPEVWDILEEVIREHPVLLNRAPTLHRLGIQAFEPVLVEGKAIQLHPLVCTAFNADFDGDQMAVHVPLSLEAQLEARVLMMSTNNILSPANGKPIIVPSQDIVLGLYYLSLETPEFKVTPDKSEYDAQTGALLREGATAFGSINEVEYALSAGGLKLHDKIRARFEHVAADGSRVFETTVTTPGRVLIAQILPKHQAVPFSLINRQLTKKAVSDVIDTVYRHCGQKEAVIFCDRLMALGFRHAAKAGISFGKDDMIIPAEKKELVDRTATEVKEFEQQYQDGLITAGERYNKVVDAWSRCTDEVQAAMTKEISRQEIGKPINSVWMMSHSGARGSPAQMKQLAGMRGLMAKPSGEIIEQPIIANFKEGLSVLDYFTSTHGARKGLADTALKTANSGYLTRRLVDVAQDSIIIEEDCGSERGLTVRAVMDGGEVVASLSERILGRTAATDIVDPATGTVLVARNSLIEEADAERIEKSGVETVHIRSVLTCDSRVGVCGSCYGRDLARGTPVNIGEAVGVIAAQSIGEPGTQLTMRTFHIGGAAQRGAEQSMIEASRDGKVVIRNRNVVQNSQNVLIVMARNCEILLTDENGVEKVRYRVPYGARLLAVDGTTVARGQKLAEWDPYTLPIITEKAGKVEYLDLIDSITLVERMDEVTGLTAKVVVDYKQAGKGVDLRPRLQLKDANGEVVKLDNGSDARYFLSPETLLSVENGSEVNAGDVLARLPREGSKTRDITGGLPRVAELFEARRPKDHAIIAEMEGRVEFGKDYKSKRRIVVKNDESGEEQEYLIPKGKHISVQEGDFVEKGDPLVDGPRVPHDILKVMGVEALSDYLINEIQDVYRLQGVKINDKHIEVIVRQMLQKVEILEPGDTTYLIGETVDRIEFEVENTKCLNAGERPALAMPVLQGITKASLQTQSFISAASFQETTRVLTEAATAGKVDRLMGLKENVIVGRLIPAGTGSVMKRLRAIAADQDRQRVGRSAAE